CCCGCCGCCTCCAGCAAAAACTCGGCCGCGACGCCTTCCCCGAAGAGATCTCCGAAGTCCTCGACATGCCCCTCGACAAGGTCAAATCCATCCTCTCCATCTCCAAGGAACCCGTCTCCCTGGACAAACCCATCGGCCACGACTCCGAAGACTCCATCCTCGGCGACTTCATCGAAGACCGCACCATCATCAGCCCCGAACGCCTCGCCGAACGCTCCCTCCTCAAAAAACAGGTCGATGAGGTCCTCAAAACCCTCACCACCCGCGAGGAACGCGTCATCCGCCTCCGCTTCGGCATCGACGACGGCTACCACCGCACCCTCGAAGAGGTGGGAAACATCTTCCAAGTCACCCGCGAACGCATCCGCCAGATCGAGGACAAAGCCCTCAAAAAACTCCGCCATCCCTCCCGCGCCGCCGTCCTCCAGCAATTCATGGACAATTTTAATGTAAAATAGTTGCGACGTCATAGCGAATTATAATTAGTTATATAGAGCAGTCACTTAGGCTGCTCTTTTTTTGTCTTGACAAGTACCACACTATAGAAAATTTGTGTTACTTTATTCACGGGTGTGTTACTCGAGGCCTTTCAGTAACGCCAAAAACCAAAAACACTGATTAGGAGTGAACAATGGGACGAAAGAAGGGCAAATCAAGAAATATTTACGACAAAATGCTCGACAAACTGAACTACTGTAAGAGGATAAAAATCCGCATCAGACCACTGGCTTCCGGGGGATACTCAGTATTCCTTGCGATATCAATCAATCGGAAATGGAAGTACGAGTTTTTGAAGCATATGAGGCTCATCGCCAATACAGAGCATTTGGAGCAGGATAAGAATACCATTTTGTTGGCCGCTGCCATCAGAGATAAGCGAGAGTTGGAGCTGTTACAGGATGGTGAAGTTCATCTCTATGCCTGGAAGGCCAAACAGAGCTTTATCGAGTACTTTGATGCAATAACCAAAACTAAAGCCCATCCATGTAACTGGACCAATACCCATAACATGTTAATGGCCTATACCGGTGGTTCCTTAACCTTCGGTCAGATAGATTATAGCTTCTGCAGGAGCTTTGTGGACTTTATGCTGACTAAAGTTTCCCCCAATACGGCCCATGTTTATTATGGAACCTTCAAAGCAGCTTTGAATCAAGCCGTGCTCGAGGGCATTATCCAGAGCAATCCCGGGAACGCCATAAAAATAAAGCGACAGCAACTGGAAACAAATTATCTCACATTGAGAGAGCTGAAGATCCTAAGGGAATCTCTTTGTAACCATCCCGTCATTAAAACCGCTTTTATTTTTTCGTGTTTTACGGGCTTGAGATATTCGGATATTGTTACCCTGGAGTGGAAAGACATTGAGGATGGAGCTCTGATCAAGCGGCAGGAGAAAACCAAGACATTTGTACGCGTTAAACTGGCAGAGACAGCGCTGGAGATTTTGGAAGAGCAGAAAATTCTCGCCGAGGAATACCCCCACGACAAAATATTTGAGCTTCCTGTGAATCATTATACCAATGAGATGCTGAGGCTTTGGATAAACATGTGTGGGATTAACAAAAAGATCACTTTCCACTGTGCCAGGCACACTTTTGCCACAATGTGCCTGACTCATGGTATCGACATCTACACAGTTTCAAAGCTTATAGGGCATCATGACGTGGCAAATACCCAAAGATACGCCAAACTAACGGATCAAAAGAGGGACCAAGAGATTGATAAGCTCCCTAAACTATAATGACTTAAAACGCTAAATGTCTTTTCCAAACAGTGACGTAACTCTCTCTTGCCAGATCTTCAGATCATCCTCTGAAGAGTAACTAACCAGAGATCTGGATAACCCGTAGTTGCTACCAGCATCATTTAAGTGTAATGAGACTATTTCCTTCCAACAAGGATTATATTTTTGGTAGTCGTCAATATCTGCTTGAATCGTACTGTAGTTCAACTTTAAGTGCTTACAGGCAGATTTGAGGCTCATCTCTGATTCTGATGATTCTTTTCGAATCAATGCTCTTTTAGAATGGGAATTTCTCCGGGTTGGGTTCGGTTCCTTGAGTGCTAAAACTATTTTGAGCCTTTGCAGATTGTTATCCCTGAATAAAGTGGGTAATTTATGGCGGAAACGTACTCCTGATATAGCCACAGTGAGCGCCGCCAGGCGGAGGTAAGCCCGGTAGTTGATATAACGTGTGTA
The nucleotide sequence above comes from Candidatus Cloacimonadota bacterium. Encoded proteins:
- a CDS encoding site-specific integrase, encoding MGRKKGKSRNIYDKMLDKLNYCKRIKIRIRPLASGGYSVFLAISINRKWKYEFLKHMRLIANTEHLEQDKNTILLAAAIRDKRELELLQDGEVHLYAWKAKQSFIEYFDAITKTKAHPCNWTNTHNMLMAYTGGSLTFGQIDYSFCRSFVDFMLTKVSPNTAHVYYGTFKAALNQAVLEGIIQSNPGNAIKIKRQQLETNYLTLRELKILRESLCNHPVIKTAFIFSCFTGLRYSDIVTLEWKDIEDGALIKRQEKTKTFVRVKLAETALEILEEQKILAEEYPHDKIFELPVNHYTNEMLRLWINMCGINKKITFHCARHTFATMCLTHGIDIYTVSKLIGHHDVANTQRYAKLTDQKRDQEIDKLPKL